A genomic region of Deltaproteobacteria bacterium contains the following coding sequences:
- a CDS encoding DUF507 family protein, which translates to MAQLIARGLLGQEIVRIKADEAKIAARVSEVLEKNFAGETALEAEAERLAAAHARSMTGMDQRRIVRGIMERLARERNFPL; encoded by the coding sequence ATGGCCCAGCTGATAGCGCGGGGCCTCTTGGGGCAGGAGATCGTCCGGATCAAGGCAGACGAGGCCAAGATTGCCGCCCGAGTGAGCGAGGTCCTGGAGAAGAACTTCGCCGGTGAAACGGCGCTGGAGGCCGAGGCCGAGCGGCTGGCGGCGGCTCATGCGCGCAGCATGACCGGGATGGATCAACGGCGGATCGTGCGCGGGATCATGGAGCGGCTGGCGCGCGAGCGGAATTTTCCTCTCTAG
- the sdhB gene encoding succinate dehydrogenase iron-sulfur subunit yields METRAIVLRVKRQDAADAAPYWQEFEVPYKPQHNVLSVLMEIRRNPVTRDGKPTTPVVWESSCLEEVCGACTMVINGRVRQGCTALVDQLEQPIRVEPMTKFQVVRDLMVDRSRMFEALKRVQAWIPIDGTYDLGPGPRISSAQQEFAYLLSRCMTCGCCLEACPQVNERSQFMGPAAMAQVVLFNLHPTGAMNKDDRLAAAMGEGGVSDCGNAQNCVQVCPKEIPLTTAIGELGRQVTIKSIKDLLWR; encoded by the coding sequence ATGGAAACGCGCGCAATCGTTTTACGAGTCAAGCGGCAGGACGCAGCCGACGCCGCGCCCTACTGGCAGGAATTCGAAGTCCCCTACAAGCCGCAGCACAACGTGCTGTCGGTGCTGATGGAGATTCGCCGCAACCCGGTCACCCGCGACGGCAAGCCGACCACGCCGGTGGTGTGGGAGTCGAGCTGCCTCGAAGAGGTGTGCGGCGCTTGCACCATGGTCATCAACGGCCGCGTGCGCCAGGGCTGCACCGCCCTGGTCGATCAGCTCGAACAACCCATCCGGGTCGAGCCGATGACCAAGTTTCAGGTCGTGCGCGACCTGATGGTCGATCGCAGCCGGATGTTCGAGGCGCTCAAACGGGTGCAAGCATGGATCCCGATTGATGGCACCTACGATCTCGGCCCCGGGCCGCGGATCTCCTCGGCCCAGCAGGAGTTTGCCTACCTGCTGTCGCGCTGCATGACCTGCGGTTGCTGCCTAGAAGCCTGCCCGCAAGTGAACGAGCGCTCGCAGTTCATGGGCCCGGCCGCCATGGCGCAGGTGGTGCTCTTCAACCTCCACCCGACCGGAGCAATGAACAAGGACGATCGGCTGGCGGCGGCGATGGGCGAGGGCGGTGTCAGCGACTGCGGCAACGCGCAGAACTGCGTCCAGGTGTGCCCGAAGGAAATTCCGCTCACTACCGCGATCGGGGAACTGGGGCGCCAGGTGACGATCAAGTCGATTAAGGACCTGCTCTGGCGCTAG
- the groES gene encoding co-chaperone GroES has translation MKIRPLQDRVIVKRIAEEEKTKGGIIIPDTAKEKPQEGKVIAVGKGKVSDDGKIIAPEVKVGDKILFGKYSGSEIKLNGEEHLIMREDDILGIVEG, from the coding sequence ATGAAAATTCGGCCACTGCAGGATCGCGTCATCGTGAAGCGCATCGCCGAGGAAGAGAAGACGAAGGGTGGCATCATCATCCCCGACACGGCGAAGGAAAAGCCGCAGGAGGGGAAGGTCATCGCGGTGGGCAAAGGCAAGGTCTCCGATGATGGCAAAATCATCGCCCCGGAAGTGAAGGTTGGCGACAAGATCTTGTTCGGCAAGTATTCCGGCAGCGAGATCAAGCTCAACGGGGAAGAGCACCTGATCATGCGCGAGGACGACATCCTCGGCATCGTCGAGGGCTGA
- a CDS encoding DUF507 family protein, with the protein MKKLSEARVSFLAHEILRVLRSEGLVEVVNERLALAELKRLLNQEDEAMGRIDTAVRNKIASLSRKVPPGSREWDVLYRQYFDQELRKTRA; encoded by the coding sequence ATGAAGAAACTGTCCGAAGCGCGGGTATCGTTTTTGGCCCACGAAATCCTGCGTGTCTTGCGCAGTGAGGGCCTCGTGGAGGTGGTCAACGAACGCTTGGCTCTGGCCGAACTCAAGCGCCTCCTGAACCAAGAGGACGAAGCCATGGGCCGAATCGACACCGCGGTGCGCAATAAGATCGCCTCCTTGTCGCGCAAGGTACCGCCGGGCAGCCGTGAGTGGGACGTGCTCTACCGGCAGTATTTCGACCAAGAACTGCGCAAGACCCGGGCCTAG
- a CDS encoding alpha/beta fold hydrolase, whose protein sequence is MSIAKVGSLELYYEEHGSGGPLLLIMGLAADSTAWLFQVPEFAEHYRTVTFDNRGVGRSSKPPGPYTISQMADDTAGLLDALGIARTHVVGVSMGGMIAQELALRHPQRVCGLVLGCTYPEPDADIERQRQFSVSELGGQITASGEIQIDFTSLDPMSFFQTLLPAVFNPEFMERELPKLIELFGGALQYGFSMDAVLGQVAAVMSHRATERLHQIRSPTLVITGDADRLVPPANSDIIAQRVPGARLVKIPGGSHGFNFETPELFNREVLDFLAGVRN, encoded by the coding sequence ATGAGCATCGCCAAGGTTGGCTCGCTGGAGCTGTACTACGAGGAACACGGCAGCGGGGGGCCGCTGCTGCTGATCATGGGGCTGGCGGCGGATTCGACCGCATGGCTGTTTCAGGTGCCGGAGTTCGCCGAGCATTACCGCACCGTTACCTTTGACAACCGCGGCGTCGGCCGTAGCTCGAAGCCGCCGGGGCCGTACACCATCAGTCAGATGGCCGATGACACTGCTGGTCTGCTCGACGCGCTGGGCATTGCCCGCACGCATGTGGTGGGCGTGTCGATGGGCGGCATGATCGCGCAGGAGTTGGCGCTACGCCACCCGCAGCGCGTGTGCGGGCTGGTGCTCGGCTGCACTTACCCGGAACCGGACGCGGACATCGAGCGCCAGCGCCAATTCTCGGTGAGCGAGTTGGGCGGTCAGATTACCGCCAGCGGCGAGATCCAGATCGACTTCACCTCGCTCGATCCGATGAGTTTCTTCCAAACTCTGTTGCCCGCGGTCTTCAACCCCGAATTCATGGAGAGGGAGCTGCCCAAGCTGATCGAGCTCTTTGGCGGAGCGTTGCAGTACGGTTTCAGCATGGACGCGGTTCTCGGCCAAGTCGCTGCCGTTATGAGCCACCGGGCCACCGAGCGCCTGCACCAGATCCGCTCGCCCACACTGGTCATCACCGGCGACGCCGATCGGCTGGTACCCCCGGCCAACTCCGACATCATCGCCCAGCGCGTTCCCGGCGCGCGGCTGGTGAAGATCCCCGGCGGCAGC
- a CDS encoding class I SAM-dependent methyltransferase produces MSFLTQWVARRNGGMAVAFEKFTAPLERAGLAAIRARLAGTLYGRIIEIGCGTGLNFPHYTADAEVVAIEPMEDYRLFAAERAKTAAARITVAEGDAQALAFPDHSFDAGIETLAFCSVPDAAKGLRELRRVVKPGAPVRFFEHVRSEHAAVALVQDVANPLWRWLMDGCNLNRDTVAAIRAAGFTVEAVAVHDLRVPHTPRFPMREIQARA; encoded by the coding sequence ATGAGCTTCTTGACGCAGTGGGTGGCGCGGCGCAACGGCGGCATGGCCGTGGCTTTCGAGAAATTCACCGCGCCGCTGGAACGGGCGGGCCTGGCGGCGATCCGGGCAAGGCTGGCGGGCACCCTGTACGGTCGCATCATCGAGATCGGCTGTGGCACGGGGTTGAACTTTCCCCATTACACGGCTGATGCGGAGGTGGTGGCGATCGAGCCCATGGAGGACTACCGCTTGTTTGCGGCCGAGCGTGCCAAGACAGCGGCGGCGCGGATCACCGTGGCCGAGGGCGATGCTCAGGCACTGGCGTTTCCCGATCACAGCTTCGACGCCGGCATCGAGACCCTCGCCTTCTGCTCCGTACCCGACGCGGCCAAGGGGCTACGGGAGCTGCGCCGGGTGGTCAAACCCGGCGCCCCGGTGCGCTTTTTCGAGCACGTGCGGAGTGAACACGCCGCCGTCGCGCTGGTACAGGACGTGGCCAATCCGTTGTGGCGCTGGCTGATGGACGGCTGCAACCTTAACCGCGACACCGTCGCCGCTATTCGCGCCGCCGGCTTTACCGTCGAGGCGGTCGCGGTGCACGACCTGCGCGTGCCGCACACTCCGCGCTTTCCGATGCGTGAGATCCAAGCGCGGGCGTAG
- a CDS encoding long-chain fatty acid--CoA ligase: MHAVHDAVLRFISGQEGNFETLALAVFRHQFEGIAPYRRYCEQRGTGIAAVRSWREIPPVPVLAFKETELACAAPQRVFLTTGTSRGHQRRGRHALPDVRLYHASAVGGLRRFLWPDLERVPIVSLIAPPAAMPDSSLSQMVAWAMEEYPADGSIYAASAAGIDYTACAAALRAAERSGNPICLLATTAALIYLLDHCAVGGVSFRLPHGSRLMDTGGHKGAPRPLSRRGLLRACWNTFAIPGYFCVNEYGMAELSSQFYENVISNRWRGHFAPRYLVAPPWARVRLLDPATLDDVPAGERGLVCVYDLANAGTALAVLTEDIGRQAGDGFVIVGRATGAATRGCSLSAAEWDAAAESRQ, encoded by the coding sequence GTGCACGCGGTTCACGATGCCGTCCTCCGTTTCATCTCTGGGCAGGAGGGCAATTTTGAGACCTTGGCGCTGGCCGTCTTCCGCCACCAATTCGAGGGCATCGCCCCATACCGGCGCTACTGCGAACAGCGCGGCACCGGCATCGCGGCGGTTCGCTCATGGCGCGAGATCCCGCCGGTGCCGGTGCTGGCGTTCAAGGAGACGGAGCTCGCCTGCGCCGCGCCGCAGCGTGTGTTTCTAACCACCGGAACCAGCCGCGGCCACCAGCGCCGCGGGCGGCACGCCCTGCCGGACGTGCGCCTATACCACGCCTCGGCCGTCGGCGGACTGCGCCGCTTCTTGTGGCCCGATCTCGAGCGGGTGCCGATCGTCTCATTGATCGCGCCACCTGCGGCGATGCCGGATTCGTCGCTGTCACAAATGGTGGCGTGGGCGATGGAGGAGTACCCGGCCGACGGCAGCATTTACGCCGCCTCAGCGGCCGGGATTGACTACACCGCCTGCGCTGCTGCCTTACGTGCGGCTGAGCGCAGCGGCAACCCGATCTGCCTGCTGGCCACCACCGCCGCGTTGATTTACTTGCTTGACCACTGCGCCGTCGGCGGAGTCAGCTTTCGCCTGCCCCACGGCTCGCGTCTGATGGACACCGGCGGCCACAAGGGGGCACCGCGGCCGCTGTCGCGCCGCGGCCTGCTGCGGGCGTGCTGGAACACCTTCGCCATCCCCGGCTATTTCTGCGTCAACGAATACGGCATGGCGGAGTTGTCGTCCCAGTTCTATGAAAACGTCATCAGCAATCGTTGGCGCGGGCATTTCGCGCCGCGGTATTTGGTGGCACCGCCGTGGGCGCGCGTGCGGCTGCTCGATCCGGCCACGCTGGATGATGTGCCGGCGGGTGAACGTGGCCTGGTTTGCGTCTACGACCTCGCCAATGCCGGTACCGCGCTGGCCGTGCTGACGGAAGACATTGGCCGCCAGGCCGGCGACGGCTTTGTGATCGTGGGTCGAGCCACCGGCGCCGCAACCCGCGGCTGCTCCCTTAGCGCCGCCGAGTGGGACGCAGCGGCGGAGTCCCGGCAATGA
- a CDS encoding SDR family oxidoreductase gives MVAKRAVARPSGARRALVTGASAGIGLAFAERLAREHYDLILVARNAERLAALAQGLRQRHGIAAEPLSADLTDSSELRVVEQVIAGDQQLELLVNNAGFGTVGPFVRLDPDREEAEVKLNVLALTRLTRAALPGMVARHRGAIINVSSLAALQPTPFNATYAATKAFVNSFTEALHEELRGTGVQVQALCPGFTRTEFQERAGIDTSHVPSFVWMTPDAVVAASLAALQRGSLICIPGLGNQVLAAAANAAPRSLVRRLAGMIIKP, from the coding sequence ATGGTGGCGAAACGAGCAGTGGCAAGACCGTCCGGCGCCCGCCGGGCGCTGGTGACGGGCGCGTCAGCTGGCATCGGGCTGGCCTTTGCCGAGCGGCTGGCGCGCGAACACTACGACTTGATTTTGGTGGCGCGCAACGCCGAGCGCCTCGCGGCGCTCGCCCAGGGGCTGCGCCAGCGCCACGGGATCGCGGCTGAGCCGCTCTCGGCAGACCTCACCGACAGCAGCGAGCTGCGTGTCGTGGAGCAGGTCATCGCCGGCGACCAGCAGCTCGAGCTGCTGGTCAACAACGCCGGCTTTGGCACCGTCGGGCCGTTCGTACGCCTCGATCCCGACCGCGAGGAGGCCGAGGTGAAACTCAATGTGCTGGCGTTGACCCGGCTGACTCGGGCGGCGTTACCCGGCATGGTGGCACGGCACCGTGGCGCCATTATCAACGTCTCATCGCTGGCCGCGTTGCAGCCGACCCCCTTCAACGCGACTTACGCTGCGACCAAGGCATTTGTGAACAGCTTCACCGAAGCGCTGCACGAGGAACTACGCGGCACCGGGGTGCAAGTGCAGGCGCTGTGCCCGGGCTTCACCCGCACGGAGTTCCAAGAGCGCGCCGGCATCGACACCTCGCATGTCCCATCGTTCGTGTGGATGACGCCGGATGCGGTGGTGGCAGCCTCATTGGCGGCGTTGCAGCGCGGCAGCCTGATTTGCATCCCCGGCCTAGGCAATCAGGTGCTGGCCGCCGCCGCCAACGCCGCCCCCCGCAGTCTGGTGCGCCGGCTGGCCGGGATGATCATCAAGCCGTAG
- the groL gene encoding chaperonin GroEL (60 kDa chaperone family; promotes refolding of misfolded polypeptides especially under stressful conditions; forms two stacked rings of heptamers to form a barrel-shaped 14mer; ends can be capped by GroES; misfolded proteins enter the barrel where they are refolded when GroES binds) gives MPAKMLKFGQDARDRILRGVNILADAVTVTLGPKGRNVVLEKSFGAPNITKDGVTVAKEIELEDKFENMGAQMVKEVASKTSDVAGDGTTTATVLARAIYAEGAKMVAAGHDPMSIKRGIDKAVEAIIGELKGLSKPTRDQKEIAQVGTISANNDTAIGEIIAEAMSKVGKEGVITVEEAKSLETALDVVEGMQFDRGYLSPYFVTDPEKMEAVLEDAYILINEKKISAMKDLLPVLEAIARTGKPFLLVAEDVEGEALATLVVNKIRGTLHCVAVKAPGFGDRRKAMLEDIAILSGGRVIAEELGIKLENVTLNDLGRAKRIVVDKDNSTIVDGAGKRADIEGRIKQIRAQIEETTSDYDREKLQERLAKLVGGVAVIRVGAATEVEMKEKKARVEDALHATRAAVEEGIVPGGGVALVRSMQALDKVKVADEEQVGVNIVRRALEDPLRWIANNAGWEGSIVLDKVRNNKGAFGFNAATEEFEDLMKAGIVDPTKVVRTALQNAASVAGLLLTTEAMVAEKPEEKSAAPGMPPGGGMGGMGGMM, from the coding sequence ATGCCTGCAAAAATGTTGAAATTCGGCCAGGACGCTCGCGATCGAATTCTGCGCGGCGTCAACATCCTCGCCGACGCGGTCACGGTGACCCTGGGCCCCAAGGGCCGCAACGTGGTCCTGGAGAAATCCTTCGGCGCCCCCAATATCACCAAGGACGGAGTGACGGTCGCCAAGGAAATCGAACTCGAAGACAAGTTCGAGAACATGGGCGCCCAGATGGTGAAAGAGGTCGCCAGCAAGACCTCCGACGTCGCCGGCGACGGCACCACCACGGCTACCGTCCTCGCCCGGGCGATCTATGCCGAAGGCGCCAAAATGGTCGCCGCCGGTCATGATCCAATGAGCATCAAGCGCGGCATCGACAAGGCCGTCGAGGCCATCATCGGTGAGCTCAAGGGCCTCTCCAAGCCCACCCGCGACCAGAAGGAAATCGCTCAGGTCGGCACCATCTCCGCCAACAACGACACTGCTATCGGCGAGATCATCGCTGAGGCCATGAGCAAGGTCGGCAAGGAAGGCGTGATCACGGTCGAGGAGGCCAAGAGCCTGGAGACGGCGCTGGATGTCGTCGAGGGCATGCAGTTCGATCGCGGCTACCTCTCGCCCTACTTCGTCACCGACCCCGAGAAGATGGAGGCGGTGCTCGAAGACGCCTACATCCTCATCAATGAGAAGAAGATCTCCGCGATGAAAGATCTGCTGCCGGTACTCGAAGCGATTGCCCGCACCGGCAAGCCGTTCCTGCTCGTTGCCGAGGACGTCGAGGGCGAGGCGCTCGCCACACTGGTGGTGAACAAGATTCGCGGCACACTGCACTGCGTCGCCGTCAAGGCCCCTGGCTTCGGCGACCGCCGCAAGGCCATGCTGGAAGACATCGCCATCCTCAGCGGCGGGCGCGTGATCGCCGAGGAACTGGGCATCAAGTTGGAGAACGTCACCCTCAATGACCTCGGCCGCGCCAAGCGTATCGTCGTCGACAAGGACAACTCCACCATCGTCGACGGCGCCGGCAAGCGCGCCGACATCGAAGGCCGCATCAAGCAGATCCGCGCTCAGATCGAGGAGACCACCTCGGATTATGACCGCGAGAAGCTGCAAGAACGGCTCGCCAAGCTGGTCGGGGGCGTCGCCGTCATCCGCGTCGGTGCGGCCACCGAGGTCGAGATGAAGGAAAAGAAGGCCCGCGTCGAAGACGCCTTGCACGCCACACGCGCGGCCGTCGAAGAGGGTATCGTACCCGGCGGCGGTGTGGCCCTGGTGCGCAGCATGCAAGCCCTCGACAAGGTAAAGGTGGCCGACGAGGAGCAAGTGGGCGTCAACATCGTCCGCCGCGCGCTCGAAGACCCGCTGCGCTGGATTGCCAACAACGCCGGTTGGGAAGGCTCGATCGTGCTCGACAAAGTTCGCAACAACAAGGGCGCCTTCGGCTTCAACGCTGCAACCGAGGAGTTCGAAGACCTGATGAAAGCCGGCATTGTCGATCCCACCAAGGTGGTTCGTACGGCGTTGCAGAACGCCGCCTCAGTGGCCGGCCTGCTGCTCACTACCGAGGCCATGGTGGCCGAGAAGCCCGAGGAGAAGTCCGCAGCCCCGGGCATGCCGCCGGGCGGCGGTATGGGGGGCATGGGCGGCATGATGTAG
- a CDS encoding LamG domain-containing protein, whose protein sequence is MTKTWVGIIVGVCVVITLAIAARHFRTGGGDEPGRARVPIAVPAGGALAERAGGWSTRQNTGEAGQTSGAVAARGGAQGERGSGPGAAESGGGAATVITGGRRAGDALGASGSTASEEGAIQIARPREPGVRFERPGGLGGDRPGESVVRGQPLPQDAAEEGKEEDPNGPVLSLSLQGTTEPDKGDAPVVAEGVSFESEDGAKFSTDAQFAVPNAGGITGEAGTFAFTIQGEWPGNDNTDASFVQLRTPNEWNNRIQVTKNGQWMRFLFTDDTGMESGVGVPINWQPGETHNIATTWGEDPETGQRLTRLYIDGRLVGQSPYNGNFVPPSGPLYIGSDHPGGQPGARGTISRFTAYNRLLGPDEVRGLQ, encoded by the coding sequence ATGACCAAGACCTGGGTAGGCATCATTGTTGGCGTGTGCGTCGTGATCACCCTCGCGATCGCGGCGCGCCATTTTCGAACTGGCGGAGGTGATGAACCGGGCCGGGCGCGGGTGCCGATCGCGGTTCCGGCCGGCGGCGCGCTCGCAGAGCGAGCGGGCGGCTGGAGCACGCGTCAGAACACCGGGGAGGCGGGCCAAACCAGCGGCGCAGTAGCGGCGCGCGGCGGAGCCCAGGGTGAGCGAGGCAGTGGCCCCGGCGCCGCGGAGTCGGGCGGTGGCGCTGCCACGGTTATCACCGGCGGCCGCCGCGCTGGTGATGCCTTGGGCGCCAGCGGCAGCACGGCGTCCGAGGAAGGAGCGATTCAGATCGCGCGGCCGCGCGAGCCCGGGGTCCGTTTCGAAAGGCCAGGCGGCCTCGGCGGCGATAGGCCGGGCGAGAGCGTTGTGCGCGGCCAGCCGCTACCTCAAGACGCGGCCGAAGAGGGTAAGGAAGAGGACCCCAACGGGCCGGTGTTGTCGTTGTCGCTCCAAGGAACCACCGAGCCGGATAAGGGCGATGCCCCGGTGGTAGCGGAAGGTGTCAGCTTTGAGAGTGAAGACGGGGCCAAGTTCTCCACCGATGCCCAGTTCGCGGTTCCGAATGCCGGCGGGATCACCGGCGAAGCCGGCACTTTCGCGTTCACGATTCAGGGCGAATGGCCGGGCAATGACAATACCGATGCGTCCTTCGTGCAGCTGCGCACACCCAATGAATGGAACAACCGCATCCAGGTCACCAAGAACGGCCAGTGGATGCGCTTTCTGTTCACCGACGACACCGGGATGGAGAGCGGCGTTGGTGTGCCCATCAATTGGCAGCCGGGCGAAACCCACAACATTGCGACGACCTGGGGCGAGGACCCGGAAACCGGCCAAAGACTGACCCGACTCTACATCGATGGCCGGCTGGTCGGGCAAAGTCCGTACAACGGCAACTTCGTGCCCCCATCCGGTCCGCTCTACATCGGCTCCGATCATCCCGGCGGGCAACCGGGTGCACGTGGCACAATCAGTCGGTTTACCGCTTACAATCGACTCTTGGGCCCGGACGAGGTGCGCGGGCTGCAATAG
- the sucC gene encoding ADP-forming succinate--CoA ligase subunit beta: MNIHEFQAKDILRKYGVAVPNGKPAASGEEAAAIAREFGGVCVVKAQIHAGGRGKAGGVKLCRTPPEVHDFASKLIGSTLVTHQTGPAGRVVRRVLVEQGSEIARELYLGMVIDRATGRPAMMASAEGGVEIEEVAARSPEKILRESIDPAVGLQPFQARKLAFGLKLEGPSVNKAVAFMNGLYRAFIDCDASMAEINPLVITKAGEVIALDAKMGFDDNALYRHAAIRELRDLNEEDPKETRAAEHDLSYISLDGNIGCMVNGAGLAMATMDIIKHSGGAPANFLDVGGGATTEKVAEAFKILLSDQNVRAVLINIFGGIMRCDVLASGVVEAARQVHLSVPLVVRLEGTNVDIGKRILAESGLNIIAANDMADAARKAVAAAQAVA, translated from the coding sequence ATGAACATTCACGAGTTTCAGGCGAAAGACATTCTGCGAAAATACGGCGTAGCGGTCCCAAACGGGAAGCCAGCAGCCAGCGGCGAAGAGGCGGCGGCGATCGCGCGTGAGTTCGGCGGCGTCTGCGTCGTCAAGGCACAGATCCATGCCGGTGGCCGCGGCAAAGCCGGCGGCGTCAAGCTGTGCCGGACGCCGCCGGAGGTCCACGACTTCGCCAGCAAGCTGATCGGCAGCACCCTGGTGACCCACCAGACGGGACCGGCCGGCCGCGTCGTGCGCCGCGTGCTAGTGGAGCAGGGCAGCGAGATCGCCCGGGAGCTGTACCTGGGCATGGTCATCGACCGCGCCACTGGCCGGCCCGCCATGATGGCCAGCGCCGAGGGCGGCGTCGAGATCGAGGAGGTGGCCGCCCGCTCGCCCGAGAAGATCCTGCGCGAGTCCATCGACCCCGCCGTCGGCTTGCAGCCGTTTCAAGCGCGCAAGCTCGCTTTCGGCCTCAAACTCGAGGGACCATCGGTGAACAAGGCGGTCGCCTTCATGAACGGGCTCTATCGCGCCTTCATCGACTGCGATGCCTCGATGGCCGAGATCAACCCTCTGGTCATCACCAAGGCCGGCGAGGTGATCGCGCTCGACGCCAAGATGGGCTTCGATGACAACGCGCTCTATCGCCACGCCGCTATCCGCGAGCTACGCGATCTCAACGAGGAAGATCCCAAAGAGACCCGCGCGGCCGAGCACGACCTCAGCTACATCTCGCTCGACGGCAACATCGGCTGCATGGTCAACGGTGCCGGTCTGGCAATGGCGACCATGGACATCATCAAGCACTCAGGCGGCGCGCCGGCCAACTTCCTTGACGTTGGCGGCGGCGCGACCACCGAGAAGGTAGCCGAGGCGTTCAAGATCCTGCTCTCCGACCAGAACGTGCGCGCGGTGCTGATCAACATCTTCGGCGGCATCATGCGCTGCGATGTACTCGCAAGTGGTGTGGTAGAAGCTGCTCGGCAGGTGCATCTGTCCGTGCCACTAGTGGTGCGCTTGGAAGGCACCAACGTCGACATCGGCAAGCGCATCCTGGCCGAGTCCGGCCTCAACATCATCGCGGCCAACGATATGGCCGATGCGGCGCGAAAGGCCGTAGCTGCTGCCCAAGCGGTCGCTTGA
- a CDS encoding aspartate aminotransferase family protein, with amino-acid sequence MADDLTTGEELRAAFLRHVCQTSPEPLAITVNRAAAATVWDTRGRAYLDLLSGIGVANVGHAHPEVVRAVQEQAARYLHVMVYGEAIIAPQVALAQRLAEVTPGDLEVTYFTNSGTEAVEGALKTARKFTGRANLAAFDGSFHGDTFGSLSVGGNPIYRQPFEPLLPGVRLLPFDDLEGLRRIDESVAAVIVEPIQGEGGVRVPQEAFLPALRHRCTEVGALLIFDEVITGFGRTGALFACTHWGVTPDLLVLAKALGGGMPLGAFIGRREVMATLSHDPPLAHVTTFGGHPLSCAAGLAALSVLLREQLPARAADLGEYWRARLAAHAGGVLRAVRGRGLLLGLEFRNAGATQRFARACFHRGLIVNWTLHRDSVIRLAPPLIITEEECERALSLLEEALGETATS; translated from the coding sequence ATGGCCGATGACCTAACGACCGGTGAGGAGTTGCGCGCGGCTTTCTTGCGCCACGTTTGCCAGACCTCGCCCGAGCCCCTCGCTATCACTGTCAACCGCGCCGCGGCGGCCACCGTCTGGGACACGCGCGGGCGTGCTTACCTCGATCTGCTCTCCGGCATCGGCGTCGCCAACGTCGGCCACGCCCATCCCGAAGTCGTCCGCGCCGTGCAGGAGCAGGCTGCGCGCTACTTGCACGTCATGGTATACGGCGAGGCCATCATCGCACCGCAGGTGGCACTGGCCCAGCGCCTGGCCGAAGTCACGCCAGGTGATCTAGAGGTTACGTACTTCACCAACAGCGGCACCGAAGCGGTGGAAGGCGCGCTCAAGACGGCGCGCAAGTTCACCGGACGCGCGAACTTGGCGGCCTTCGACGGCAGCTTTCACGGCGACACCTTCGGATCGCTGTCCGTCGGCGGCAATCCGATTTACCGGCAACCATTCGAGCCGCTGCTGCCGGGCGTTCGTTTGCTCCCCTTCGACGACCTCGAAGGCTTGCGCCGCATCGACGAATCGGTGGCCGCGGTGATCGTCGAGCCGATTCAAGGTGAGGGCGGGGTGCGCGTGCCGCAGGAGGCTTTCTTGCCTGCATTGCGGCACCGCTGCACCGAGGTCGGGGCGCTGCTGATTTTTGACGAAGTGATCACCGGCTTTGGGCGCACGGGGGCGCTGTTTGCCTGTACCCACTGGGGAGTGACGCCCGATCTGCTGGTGCTAGCCAAAGCGCTCGGCGGGGGCATGCCGCTGGGGGCATTCATCGGAAGGCGCGAAGTCATGGCCACGCTGTCACACGATCCGCCGCTGGCGCATGTCACCACTTTCGGCGGCCACCCGCTGTCGTGCGCTGCCGGGCTCGCCGCGCTCTCCGTGCTGCTGCGCGAACAACTACCGGCGCGCGCCGCTGATCTCGGCGAATACTGGCGCGCGCGCCTCGCCGCTCACGCGGGTGGCGTGCTGCGCGCCGTGCGCGGCAGGGGGCTGTTGCTGGGCCTCGAATTCCGCAACGCCGGCGCCACCCAGCGCTTCGCCCGTGCCTGTTTCCACCGCGGCCTGATCGTGAACTGGACGCTGCACCGCGACAGCGTGATTCGGCTGGCACCGCCGTTGATCATCACCGAGGAGGAATGCGAGCGAGCACTGAGCCTACTGGAGGAGGCGCTCGGGGAAACCGCAACCAGTTGA